The following coding sequences lie in one Vespa velutina chromosome 24, iVesVel2.1, whole genome shotgun sequence genomic window:
- the LOC124956845 gene encoding heparan sulfate 2-O-sulfotransferase pipe isoform X2: MPKNNMWRQRRVVVPKRTIELIALVAISCTLFLFLHTRELHSRLRKMEVRLQPAEDELFSGKQISSGVQTESTSSGNDHYSSLQRVTQKYEEADLLDVDGLNNTKKADRLVLFFNRVPKVGSQTFMELLRRLSMRNGFSFNRDRVQRVETIRLAPIEQLQLARMVSSYSEPSVYVKHVCFTNFTKFNLPEPIYINVVRDPVERVISWYYYVRAPWYYVERKQIFPDLPLPDPNWLKKDFETCVLKGDRECRYLKGEIHEGIGDHRRQTLFFCGHSEKCTPFNTVGALERAKLAVEKHYAVVGVLEDVNTTLTVLENYIPRFFRGAAQVYHDQTNAFTSINRNFFKPPVSEEVKDIVRRNFTREVEFYQFCKQRLYRQLRALKLTNADFTMNNRL, from the exons ATGCCGAAGAACAATATGTGGAGACAAAGGCGAGTAGTCGTTCCTAAGAG AACTATCGAGCTTATCGCCCTGGTGGCTATCTCCTGTacgcttttcctttttttacacaCAAGAGAGCTCCACTCGCGTCTTCGAAAAATGGAGGTACGTTTGCAGCCGGCCGAGGATGAGCTTTTCTCGGGTAAACAAATTTCTTCTG GAGTTCAAACGGAATCTACATCGAGCGGGAACGATCATTATTCGAGCTTACAGCGCGTTACACAGaag TACGAAGAAGCAGATCTTCTCGATGTCGATGGGCTGAACAACACAAAGAAAGCTGATAGATTGGTGCTTTTCTTTAATCGTGTACCAAAAGTTGGCTCCCAGACGTTCATGGAACTATTAAGAAGGCTTTCCATGAGGAACGGTTTTTCTTTCAACAGAGATCGCGTTCAAAGAGTCGAAACAATACGTCTCGCCCCGATCGAACAG ctTCAACTTGCCAGAATGGTCAGCAGTTACTCGGAACCATCGGTTTATGTGAAACACGTGTGCTTCACGAATTTCACCAA atTCAATTTACCGGAACCAATTTACATAAACGTAGTTCGAGATCCAGTGGAGAGGGTTATATCTTGGTATTACTATGTTAGAGCACCCTGGTATTACGTCGAGAGGAAGCAAATTTTCCCCGATTTACCCTTGCCCGATCCGAATTGGCTGAAGAAAGACTTTGAGACGTGTGTATTGAAGGGTGACCGCGAGTGTCGCTATCTGAAAGGAGAAATACACGAGGGTATCGGTGATCATCGTAGACAGACACTTTTCTTTTGCGGACACAGTGAAAAGTGCAC TCCTTTCAACACGGTGGGAGCCTTAGAACGTGCCAAGCTCGCAGTCGAGAAACATTATGCGGTCGTTGGTGTCCTTGAAGATGTGAACACTACCCTTACTGTCCTGGAGAATTACATACCTCGATTTTTCCGAGGTGCCGCTCAAGTCTATCatg ATCAAACGAACGCTTTCACAAGCATCAACCGAAATTTCTTTAAGCCACCGGTGAGCGAAGAAGTAAAGGATATCGTCCGTAGAAATTTTACTCGCGAGGTCGAATTTTATCAATTCTGCAAGCAACGACTGTACAGACAATTGAGAGCGTTAAAATTGACCAACGCTGATTTCACAATGAATAATCGTTTATAA
- the LOC124956844 gene encoding toll-like receptor 13: protein MRFFILILPLVTAIPLKSFDKKYDLGIEDGKLKYVKLIEPSDTVDLSNLELNELDRYAFEYVTDVKTLNLAGNSLKNLPHFVFSNLTRLENLSLARNKIVNVENLFVGLKNLNQLDISYNPISHLRRGYLFGLTKSVEILTEGNIFWSINTNVFTNLFLKEDDEKENQLKINDNEKERLTEASDRKVREIELEQENVIFRRYQRDINGQLGENPRAKLCMTDDGVVTSISHIDKNETLEGECREVTFDHNKGQLELRSMGIKSFQEDWYKIRSFPVSSIDLSDNDITEITKEVLNDLPMSVEYVNLAANRISHLWKNVIENRYLKRLNFKANSIDTIEDNSFNKTNLEGLFLADNQLDNLNFLHTLPSTLTQLILTSNQIVSINRGDFSNLKRLTYLNMGNNKITKLQNNAFEGQENLPVLILTRNRIAEIEPRAFSDLKMLTTLYLYQNLISKLDKNTFTDLTKLQDLNLITNKFTIISEDTFPLLPKSLMSLNLDGNEIKSLEKGSFVDTPRYSLSLNENQISNIAQGAFKLPNLRNLYLNNNTLTTIDGDSYQGLPQLRHLSLSGNQISSIEKGSCKNLAGLQILDISGNPFQHLKNGALYGLNIEKGTFLYIYDNQLKSMYGGMFEDA, encoded by the coding sequence ATGCGCTTTTTCATTCTCATCCTACCGCTGGTAACAGCGATTCCATTAAAAAGTTTCGATAAAAAGTATGATCTTGGCATCGAGGATGGAAAGTTGAAATATGTTAAACTCATCGAACCGAGTGACACCGTTGATCTTTCGAATCTCGAACTGAATGAGCTCGACAGATATGCCTTCGAATACGTTACTGACGTGAAAACATTGAATTTGGCTGGCAATTCCTTGAAAAATTTGCCTCATTTCGTCTTCTCGAACCTAACCCGATTGGAGAATTTATCTCTGGCTAGAAACAAAATCGTAAACGTTGAAAATCTTTTTGTCGGATTGAAAAATCTTAATCAATTAGACATATCTTACAATCCGATTTCTCATTTACGACGGGGATATCTTTTTGGTTTAACCAAATCTGTCGAGATTTTAACCGAGGGTAACATCTTTTGGAGCATAAATACGAACGTTTTcacaaatttgtttttaaaggaggacgatgaaaaggaaaatcaattgaaaattaatgataatgagaaagagagattgacAGAAGCGAGCGATAGAAAAGTTCGAGAAATAGAGTTGGAACAGGAAAATGTGATTTTCCGAAGGTATCAGAGAGATATCAACGGTCAACTCGGGGAAAATCCCAGAGCGAAGCTCTGCATGACGGATGACGGTGTCGTAACGTCCATCAGCCatatcgataagaacgaaACTTTGGAAGGAGAATGCCGAGAGGTGACCTTCGATCACAATAAGGGACAACTCGAGCTTCGTAGTATGGGTATTAAATCCTTCCAAGAAGATTGGTACAAGATCCGTTCCTTTCCGGTCAGTTCCATCGATTTATCCGACAATGATATTACCGAGATTACCAAAGAAGTACTCAACGATTTGCCAATGAGCGTCGAGTATGTCAATCTAGCTGCTAACAGGATTAGTCATTTGTGGAAGAACGTGATAGAGAATCGATATCTGAAGAGGCTTAATTTCAAGGCTAATTCCATCGATACCATCGAGGATAACAGTTTCAATAAAACCAATCTGGAGGGCCTTTTTCTCGCGGACAATCAGCTTGACAATCTCAATTTTCTTCATACTTTGCCGTCAACGTTAACCCAACTCATTCTGACTAGTAATCAAATCGTCTCCATCAATCGTGGTGACTTCTCGAATCTAAAACGTTTAACTTATCTTAATATGGGCAATAATAAGATTACTAAGCTGCAAAACAACGCTTTCGAGGGCCAGGAAAACCTTCCTGTACTGATATTGACCAGAAATCGTATCGCCGAGATCGAACCAAGAGCCTTCTCCGATTTGAAAATGTTGACGACGCTTTATCTCTATCAAAATCTTATCAGCAAACTCGATAAGAATACATTTACTGACCTTACTAAACTTCAAGACTTGAATCTCATCACGAACAAGTTTACAATTATATCCGAAGAtacttttcctcttttgcCAAAATCTCTCATGTCCTTGAATCTCGATggcaatgaaataaaaagcttGGAGAAAGGTAGCTTTGTCGATACACCGCGAtactctttatctttaaacgaaaatcaaatatcaaaCATTGCCCAAGGTGCCTTTAAACTTCCAAATCTTcgtaatttgtatttaaataacaataccCTTACCACCATCGATGGCGATAGTTATCAAGGTTTACCTCAGCTACGACATCTTTCCCTTTCTGGCAATCAAATATCGAGCATCGAAAAGGGCTCTTGTAAAAATCTCGCTGGTTTACAAATCTTGGACATCTCTGGTAATCCCTTTCAACATCTCAAGAATGGAGCCCTTTATGGTTTGAACATTGAAAAAGGCACCTTTCTCTATATTTATGACAATCAATTGAAATCTATGTACGGTGGTATGTTTGAAGATGCTTAA
- the LOC124956845 gene encoding heparan sulfate 2-O-sulfotransferase pipe isoform X4, which produces MPKNNMWRQRRVVVPKRTIELIALVAISCTLFLFLHTRELHSRLRKMEVRLQPAEDELFSGKQISSEGVQTESTSSGNDHYSSLQRVTQKYEEADLLDVDGLNNTKKADRLVLFFNRVPKVGSQTFMELLRRLSMRNGFSFNRDRVQRVETIRLAPIEQLQLARMVSSYSEPSVYVKHVCFTNFTKFNLPEPIYINVVRDPVERVISWYYYVRAPWYYVERKQIFPDLPLPDPNWLKKDFETCVLKGDRECRYLKGEIHEGIGDHRRQTLFFCGHSEKCTHNNGFAI; this is translated from the exons ATGCCGAAGAACAATATGTGGAGACAAAGGCGAGTAGTCGTTCCTAAGAG AACTATCGAGCTTATCGCCCTGGTGGCTATCTCCTGTacgcttttcctttttttacacaCAAGAGAGCTCCACTCGCGTCTTCGAAAAATGGAGGTACGTTTGCAGCCGGCCGAGGATGAGCTTTTCTCGGGTAAACAAATTTCTTCTG AAGGAGTTCAAACGGAATCTACATCGAGCGGGAACGATCATTATTCGAGCTTACAGCGCGTTACACAGaag TACGAAGAAGCAGATCTTCTCGATGTCGATGGGCTGAACAACACAAAGAAAGCTGATAGATTGGTGCTTTTCTTTAATCGTGTACCAAAAGTTGGCTCCCAGACGTTCATGGAACTATTAAGAAGGCTTTCCATGAGGAACGGTTTTTCTTTCAACAGAGATCGCGTTCAAAGAGTCGAAACAATACGTCTCGCCCCGATCGAACAG ctTCAACTTGCCAGAATGGTCAGCAGTTACTCGGAACCATCGGTTTATGTGAAACACGTGTGCTTCACGAATTTCACCAA atTCAATTTACCGGAACCAATTTACATAAACGTAGTTCGAGATCCAGTGGAGAGGGTTATATCTTGGTATTACTATGTTAGAGCACCCTGGTATTACGTCGAGAGGAAGCAAATTTTCCCCGATTTACCCTTGCCCGATCCGAATTGGCTGAAGAAAGACTTTGAGACGTGTGTATTGAAGGGTGACCGCGAGTGTCGCTATCTGAAAGGAGAAATACACGAGGGTATCGGTGATCATCGTAGACAGACACTTTTCTTTTGCGGACACAGTGAAAAGTGCAC CCATAATAACGGATTTGCCATTTAA
- the LOC124956843 gene encoding ATP-binding cassette sub-family G member 4 produces MEVLIHEASDKREIIDGNGSSSIYMPHNGTLNSNKMTTVDGKQTEENDLNTSYATEINEANMVDIIFENISYSVSLGFRKGQKEILHGISGMLQAKQLIALMGPSGAGKSTLLDVLSGFRETGVEGIIYVNGRMRELNSFRRCTAYITQDNRLESLLTVMESMRIATDLKLPTNMPKYQKETIIEDILTTLGLYEHLNTRVGKLSGGQKKRLSIALELVNNPTVMFLDEPTTGLDSSSCMQVVKLLKILARQGRTIICTIHQPNASLFQIFDQIYVLAQGNCLFQGSTKKLIPYLKSMKLPCPIYHNPADYVIELACGEYGEEQLNRLINGSDNGRLVQWFENPQTLKDAKALRALHPLKKQMVDSTSELQATPLIYQISVLLKKGFIISKRDQTLTHLRITVNIMLGLMLGLVFIHSGEDGARVLDNYNLLFAILIHHMMTTMMLTIVTFPMQMEILIKEHFNRWYSLKSFYTAITIIDVPISVVCCILFSIIIYFMSSQPLEISRFFMFFTISLLVTFIAQGTGLMIGAVLNIVNGTFIGPALSVPLMMFAGFGVSLRDLPNYLKWGSYVSYLRYGLEGYVNAIYGMDRATLPCKSDKETTYCHYRYPNKFLSDIAMRGDQFWNDIIALSVILLITRCCAYFLLKWKIWSLR; encoded by the exons ATGGAGGTTCTGATACACGAGGCCTCGGACAAGCGTGAAATTATCGACGGCAACGGCAGTTCTTCCATTTATATGCCACATAATGGCACCTTAAACAGCAATAAAATGACAACGGTAGACGGTAAACAAACGGaggaaaatgatttaaatacaTCTTACGCCACGGAGATCAACGAAGCGAATATGGTCGATATCATTTTTGAAAACATATCTTATAGCGTCTCACTTGGATTCCGAAAGG GTCAAAAGGAAATTCTTCATGGAATTAGCGGTATGCTCCAAGCGAAACAACTAATCGCTCTAATGGGACCCTCAGGAGCTGGTAAATCAACATTACTCGACGTTCTGTCTGGCTTTCGAGAAACCGGAGTCGAAGGAATCATTTATGTTAACGGACGAATGAGAGAACTGAACTCTTTCCGCAG ATGCACAGCGTACATTACTCAAGACAATCGTTTAGAATCATTACTCACGGTTATGGAATCTATGAGGATCGCTACAGATCTTAAATTGCCAACGAATATGCCAAAGTATCAGAAGGAGACGATA ATAGAGGATATACTCACGACCTTGGGATTATACGAACATTTAAATACGAGAGTAGGAAAATTAAGTGgcggacaaaaaaaaagattatccaTCGCTTTGGAATTGGTTAATAATCCTACTGTGATGTTTTTAGACGAGCCGACAAC AGGATTGGATAGTTCGTCGTGCATGCAAGTTGTAAagcttttaaaaattcttgcCAGACAAGGAAGAACGATAATATGTACGATTCATCAGCCTAATGcttctttatttcaaatttttgatcag ATCTACGTTCTTGCCCAAGGAAACTGTCTATTTCAAGGATCCACCAAGAAATTAATTCCGTACTTGAAATCTATGAAATTACCTTGTCCGATCTATCATAATCCTGCGGATTATG TGATCGAATTGGCGTGTGGTGAGTACGGCGAAGAGCAGCTGAACAGATTAATAAACGGCTCGGACAATGGTCGACTGGTGCAATGGTTTGAAAATCCTCAGACATTGAAAGATGCGAAAGCGTTAAGGG CATTACATCCATTAAAGAAGCAAATGGTCGATTCGACTTCTGAGTTACAGGCTACGCCGTTGATTTATCAAATCAGTGTCTTATTGAAAAAAGGTTTCATAATATCCAAGAGGGatcaa ACGTTGACTCATCTTCGTATCACAGTCAACATCATGTTGGGATTAATGCTTGGTTTGGTATTCATTCATTCGGGCGAGGATGGTGCTAGAGTATTGGACAATTATAATCTTCTCTTCGCGATACTTATACATCATATGATGACAACGATGATGTTGACTATAGTGACAT TTCCCATGCAGATGGAAATTCTGATTAAGGAGCATTTTAATAGGTGGTACAGCTTGAAATCGTTTTACACGGCGATTACGATAATAGATGTACCAATTTCCGTGGTCTGTTGTATACTCTtctctattataatatacttcATGTCGTCTCAGCCGTTGGAAATCAGTagatttttcatgttttttacAATTAGCTTATTAGTTACTTTTATCGCTCAAGGAACCGGTCTAATGATAGGCGCAGTATTAAACATAGTC aacggTACTTTCATAGGACCAGCTTTATCGGTACCATTAATGATGTTTGCCGGATTCGGAGTGTCTTTGCGTGATTTGCCAAATTATCTTAAATGGGGTAGCTACGTCAGTTATCTAAGATACGGATTAgaagg ATACGTTAATGCCATATACGGAATGGATCGTGCAACTTTACCTTGTAAGAGTGACAAGGAAACTACATACTGTCATTATAGATAtcctaataaatttctatcggATATCGCCATGAGGGGTGATCAATTTTGGAACGACATCATTGCCTTATCCGTAATACTTTTGATAACACGTTGCTGTGCATACTTTCTACTCAAATGGAAGATCTGGTCTCTGcgataa
- the LOC124956845 gene encoding heparan sulfate 2-O-sulfotransferase pipe isoform X1, with protein sequence MPKNNMWRQRRVVVPKRTIELIALVAISCTLFLFLHTRELHSRLRKMEVRLQPAEDELFSGKQISSEGVQTESTSSGNDHYSSLQRVTQKYEEADLLDVDGLNNTKKADRLVLFFNRVPKVGSQTFMELLRRLSMRNGFSFNRDRVQRVETIRLAPIEQLQLARMVSSYSEPSVYVKHVCFTNFTKFNLPEPIYINVVRDPVERVISWYYYVRAPWYYVERKQIFPDLPLPDPNWLKKDFETCVLKGDRECRYLKGEIHEGIGDHRRQTLFFCGHSEKCTPFNTVGALERAKLAVEKHYAVVGVLEDVNTTLTVLENYIPRFFRGAAQVYHDQTNAFTSINRNFFKPPVSEEVKDIVRRNFTREVEFYQFCKQRLYRQLRALKLTNADFTMNNRL encoded by the exons ATGCCGAAGAACAATATGTGGAGACAAAGGCGAGTAGTCGTTCCTAAGAG AACTATCGAGCTTATCGCCCTGGTGGCTATCTCCTGTacgcttttcctttttttacacaCAAGAGAGCTCCACTCGCGTCTTCGAAAAATGGAGGTACGTTTGCAGCCGGCCGAGGATGAGCTTTTCTCGGGTAAACAAATTTCTTCTG AAGGAGTTCAAACGGAATCTACATCGAGCGGGAACGATCATTATTCGAGCTTACAGCGCGTTACACAGaag TACGAAGAAGCAGATCTTCTCGATGTCGATGGGCTGAACAACACAAAGAAAGCTGATAGATTGGTGCTTTTCTTTAATCGTGTACCAAAAGTTGGCTCCCAGACGTTCATGGAACTATTAAGAAGGCTTTCCATGAGGAACGGTTTTTCTTTCAACAGAGATCGCGTTCAAAGAGTCGAAACAATACGTCTCGCCCCGATCGAACAG ctTCAACTTGCCAGAATGGTCAGCAGTTACTCGGAACCATCGGTTTATGTGAAACACGTGTGCTTCACGAATTTCACCAA atTCAATTTACCGGAACCAATTTACATAAACGTAGTTCGAGATCCAGTGGAGAGGGTTATATCTTGGTATTACTATGTTAGAGCACCCTGGTATTACGTCGAGAGGAAGCAAATTTTCCCCGATTTACCCTTGCCCGATCCGAATTGGCTGAAGAAAGACTTTGAGACGTGTGTATTGAAGGGTGACCGCGAGTGTCGCTATCTGAAAGGAGAAATACACGAGGGTATCGGTGATCATCGTAGACAGACACTTTTCTTTTGCGGACACAGTGAAAAGTGCAC TCCTTTCAACACGGTGGGAGCCTTAGAACGTGCCAAGCTCGCAGTCGAGAAACATTATGCGGTCGTTGGTGTCCTTGAAGATGTGAACACTACCCTTACTGTCCTGGAGAATTACATACCTCGATTTTTCCGAGGTGCCGCTCAAGTCTATCatg ATCAAACGAACGCTTTCACAAGCATCAACCGAAATTTCTTTAAGCCACCGGTGAGCGAAGAAGTAAAGGATATCGTCCGTAGAAATTTTACTCGCGAGGTCGAATTTTATCAATTCTGCAAGCAACGACTGTACAGACAATTGAGAGCGTTAAAATTGACCAACGCTGATTTCACAATGAATAATCGTTTATAA
- the LOC124956845 gene encoding heparan sulfate 2-O-sulfotransferase pipe isoform X3, producing MPKNNMWRQRTIELIALVAISCTLFLFLHTRELHSRLRKMEVRLQPAEDELFSGKQISSEGVQTESTSSGNDHYSSLQRVTQKYEEADLLDVDGLNNTKKADRLVLFFNRVPKVGSQTFMELLRRLSMRNGFSFNRDRVQRVETIRLAPIEQLQLARMVSSYSEPSVYVKHVCFTNFTKFNLPEPIYINVVRDPVERVISWYYYVRAPWYYVERKQIFPDLPLPDPNWLKKDFETCVLKGDRECRYLKGEIHEGIGDHRRQTLFFCGHSEKCTPFNTVGALERAKLAVEKHYAVVGVLEDVNTTLTVLENYIPRFFRGAAQVYHDQTNAFTSINRNFFKPPVSEEVKDIVRRNFTREVEFYQFCKQRLYRQLRALKLTNADFTMNNRL from the exons ATGCCGAAGAACAATATGTGGAGACAAAG AACTATCGAGCTTATCGCCCTGGTGGCTATCTCCTGTacgcttttcctttttttacacaCAAGAGAGCTCCACTCGCGTCTTCGAAAAATGGAGGTACGTTTGCAGCCGGCCGAGGATGAGCTTTTCTCGGGTAAACAAATTTCTTCTG AAGGAGTTCAAACGGAATCTACATCGAGCGGGAACGATCATTATTCGAGCTTACAGCGCGTTACACAGaag TACGAAGAAGCAGATCTTCTCGATGTCGATGGGCTGAACAACACAAAGAAAGCTGATAGATTGGTGCTTTTCTTTAATCGTGTACCAAAAGTTGGCTCCCAGACGTTCATGGAACTATTAAGAAGGCTTTCCATGAGGAACGGTTTTTCTTTCAACAGAGATCGCGTTCAAAGAGTCGAAACAATACGTCTCGCCCCGATCGAACAG ctTCAACTTGCCAGAATGGTCAGCAGTTACTCGGAACCATCGGTTTATGTGAAACACGTGTGCTTCACGAATTTCACCAA atTCAATTTACCGGAACCAATTTACATAAACGTAGTTCGAGATCCAGTGGAGAGGGTTATATCTTGGTATTACTATGTTAGAGCACCCTGGTATTACGTCGAGAGGAAGCAAATTTTCCCCGATTTACCCTTGCCCGATCCGAATTGGCTGAAGAAAGACTTTGAGACGTGTGTATTGAAGGGTGACCGCGAGTGTCGCTATCTGAAAGGAGAAATACACGAGGGTATCGGTGATCATCGTAGACAGACACTTTTCTTTTGCGGACACAGTGAAAAGTGCAC TCCTTTCAACACGGTGGGAGCCTTAGAACGTGCCAAGCTCGCAGTCGAGAAACATTATGCGGTCGTTGGTGTCCTTGAAGATGTGAACACTACCCTTACTGTCCTGGAGAATTACATACCTCGATTTTTCCGAGGTGCCGCTCAAGTCTATCatg ATCAAACGAACGCTTTCACAAGCATCAACCGAAATTTCTTTAAGCCACCGGTGAGCGAAGAAGTAAAGGATATCGTCCGTAGAAATTTTACTCGCGAGGTCGAATTTTATCAATTCTGCAAGCAACGACTGTACAGACAATTGAGAGCGTTAAAATTGACCAACGCTGATTTCACAATGAATAATCGTTTATAA